In a genomic window of Zonotrichia albicollis isolate bZonAlb1 chromosome 7, bZonAlb1.hap1, whole genome shotgun sequence:
- the PLAU gene encoding urokinase-type plasminogen activator has translation MKLLIFLTVTLGALVTGLESIYSWKYYKQYKRRSDHKECPCLNGGTCITYYLFSGIGRCICPDGYTGLHCELDTDSTCYTENGENYRGMATEDKCLPWNLPSLIRRGRYHAYSENALQLGLGKHSYCRNPNGRSRPWCYTRRGSAIQETPCNIEKCGPTCGQRSISKMFKIVGGKQAEVESQPWIAGIFQTIRGMDLFLCGGSLIDPCWVLTAAHCFHTPSRRPINKSVYKVFLGKSILNVTDDKEQVFMVDEIISHPDFTDDTGGNENDIALIRIRTTSGQCAVESKYVRTVCLPERNLYLKENTHCEIAGYGKQDFYDIFYAQRLMSATVNLISQRKCKYEYYDNIRVTDNMVCAGDPTWQIDACKGDSGGPMVCEHNGRMMVYGIVSWGDGCAKENKPGVYTRVTQYLNWIDSSMNGLAAKSRFLPEPK, from the exons ATGAAGTTACTCATCTTCCTCACAGTAACACTGGGTGCCCTTGTCACGGGATTAGAGTCT atTTATAGCTGGAAATACTACAAGCAATATAAACGCAGATCAGACCACAAGG AATGCCCTTGTTTGAATGGAGGAACATGCATTACCTATTACCTCTTCAGTGGAATTGGTCGTTGCATATGTCCAGATGGATACACTGGGCTTCACTGTGAACTAG acACTGACAGCACATGCTATACTGAAAATGGGGAGAACTACAGAGGGATGGCAACAGAAGACAAATGTCTGCCATGGAACTTGCCCTCACTAATCAGGAGGGGTCGTTACCACGCTTACTCAGAGAATGCTTTGCAGCTTGGGCTGGGCAAACACAGCTACTGCAG AAACCCAAATGGAAGGAGCAGACCCTGGTGTTACACCAGAAGGGGATCTGCCATTCAAGAAACACCTTGCAACATAGAGAAGTGTG gGCCTACATGTGGTCAAAGGAGCATTAGCAAGATGTTCAAGATTGTTGGTGGAAAGCAGGCAGAGGTTGAGTCTCAGCCTTGGATAGCAGGCATCTTCCAAACCATAAGGGGCATGGATCTCTTCCTGTGCGGGGGCAGCCTCATTGACCCTTGCTGGGTGCTCACAGCAGCGCACTGCTTCCACACTCC GTCAAGAAGACCAATAAACAAATCTGTCTACAAAGTTTTCCTTGGAAAGTCCATACTGAATGTTACTGATGATAAAGAACAAGTATTCATGGTTGATGAGATCATCTCTCACCCTGACTTTACAGATGACACAGGTGGCAATGAGAATGATATTG CTTTGATAAGGATAAGGACAACTTCTGGACAGTGTGCAGTAGAATCCAAGTATGTCAGAACAGTCTGCTTGCCAGAAAGGAACCTCTACTTAAAAGAAAATACACACTGTGAAATAGCTGGCTATGGAAAACAAGATTTTT ATGACATCTTCTATGCTCAAAGACTGATGTCAGCCACTGTGAACTTAATATCACAGAGAAAATGCAAATATGAATACTATGACAATATTAGAGTTACTGACAACATGGTCTGTGCTGGGGATCCCACATGGCAGATTGATGCCTGCAAG GGAGATTCCGGTGGCCCCATGGTCTGTGAGCACAATGGCAGGATGATGGTTTATGGCATTGTCAGCTGGGGAGATGGGTGTGCAAAGGAAAACAAGCCTGGTGTTTACACCAGAGTTACTCAATACCTTAACTGGATTGACTCCAGCATGAATGGGCTAGCTGCCAAGAGTCGTTTTCTTCCTGAACCAAAGTGA